The Ictalurus punctatus breed USDA103 chromosome 9, Coco_2.0, whole genome shotgun sequence genome contains a region encoding:
- the LOC108269438 gene encoding cytochrome c oxidase subunit 7A2, mitochondrial: MFRYLTTLRQVAGRPFSTSAFRQVENKVAAKQKMFQEDNGLPVHLKGGPKDALLFSATMALTVFGTGYVLYELFQAAMPKKSE, translated from the exons ATGTTTAGGTACTTAACG ACTCTGAGGCAGGTTGCTGGTCGACCTTTTTCCACCAGTGCTTTCAGGCAGGTTGAAAACAAAGTTGCTGCCAAGCAGAAAATGTTTCAG GAGGACAATGGTTTGCCTGTTCACTTGAAGGGAGGTCCCAAGGATGCCCTCCTGTTCTCAGCAACAATGGCCCTCACAGTCTTTG GGACTGGATACGTCCTGTACGAGTTGTTTCAAGCAGCAATGCCTAAGAAGAGTGAATAA